One genomic window of Etheostoma spectabile isolate EspeVRDwgs_2016 chromosome 7, UIUC_Espe_1.0, whole genome shotgun sequence includes the following:
- the LOC116693122 gene encoding LOW QUALITY PROTEIN: tyrosine-protein kinase STYK1 (The sequence of the model RefSeq protein was modified relative to this genomic sequence to represent the inferred CDS: inserted 2 bases in 2 codons; substituted 1 base at 1 genomic stop codon) — protein sequence MPAAHCGCSNNTLLPLCYESAGPLAVTITPCLLALSTVSVVARIFYRLHKNREDRCNKANNSPDQPETNKFVELVLFHATVCKPENVVRMLYCQTKRPPMYLVLDTYRPGNLLHFLWTLQNNSTTADPSLNFXRGSVFLVAKQVAAGSDYLISEHRLVHGDVAAMNILSGPGFLARXPGLGVAFGGHRMGPPSRQRAAEVPLKXQASERIMMQLSIDRSGVWSFGILLYELITLGSPPYPELEPLSVLPKLQCSYRMKRPENCQGPL from the exons ATGCCAGCTGCTCACTGTGGATGTAGCAACAACACCTTGCTCCCCCTGTGCT ATGAGTCTGCAGGTCCACTTGCTGTAACTATCACCCCTTGTCTGTTGGCTCTGAGCACAGTTTCAGTGGTGGCTCGGATTTTCTACAGACTCCACAAGAACAGAGAGGACAGA TGTAACAAAGCAAACA ATAGCCCCGACCAGCCTGAAACTAACAAGTTTGTGGAGTTGGTCCTCTTCCACGCCACAGTGTGTAAACCTGAGAACGTGGTGCGGATGTTGTACTGTCAGACCAAGCGTCCACCCATGTATCTGGTCTTAGATACCTACAGACCAGGGAATCTCCTTCACTTCCTCTGGACACTCCAAAAT AATTCAACCACTGCAGATCCATCGCTGAACT TGAGGGGGTCAGTGTTTCTGGTGGCAAAGCAGGTTGCAGCTGGCTCT gATTACCTGATATCAGAGCACAGGCTGGTGCATGGTGATGTTGCAGCCATGAACATCTTAAGTGGCCCAGGCTTCTTAGCCA TGCCTGGGCTGGGTGTAGCATTTGGAGGACACAGAATGGGTCCACCAAGTAGGCAGAGGGCAGCAGAGGTGCCTCTGAAATAGCAGGCTTCAGAGAGGATCATGATGCAGCTCAGCATTGACAGGAGCGGTGT GTGGTCATTTGGAATCTTACTGTATGAACTGATAACATTAGG CTCTCCTCCATACCCTGAGCTGGAGCCTCTGTCTGTGCTTCCAAAGCTACAGTGTTCTTATCGTATGAAGAGACCAGAGAATTGTCAAGGACCTTTGTAA
- the tmem269 gene encoding transmembrane protein 269, producing MFFDPETIMILLTPSSGLFRCTNKLFLCDEATGLQIKEFARKNAANALSVCNMVMGMASILSSLNGHHHAACWLVLIGYLLDLADGAVARRLGACSALGAKLDDFADFTTFGIATSLLLRTTDLLDNILCVCYVLSVFVRLCFFTSGIPFMYRGLPCIYSSGILASVSLLSGGNLVVLRIIAAAMIFFMISQSFYPHDKVLESQAWKKVVYAGGVIMVFCSSFPPACVYYLLWSVSYILFPTSLWSSKV from the exons GTCTCTTCCGGTGTACCAACAAGCTCTTTCTTTGTGATGAAGCCACCGGACTTCAGATCAAGGAGTTTGCACGTAAAAATGCAGCTAACGCTCTGTCAGTTTGCAACATGGTCATGGGCATGGCCTCCATTCTCAGCAGTCTAAATGG gCACCATCATGCTGCATGTTGGCTGGTCCTGATTGGCTACCTGCTGGATTTGGCAGATGGAGCAGTTGCCAGGCGACTCGGCGCCTGCTCTGCACTGG GTGCAAAGCTTGATGATTTTGCTGACTTCACAACATTCGGGATTGCCACGTCACTGCTCCTAAGGACCACTGACCTGCTGGACAACATCCTGTGCGTGTGTTACgtcttgtctgtgtttgtccGCCTCTGTTTCTTCACGAGCG GGATCCCATTCATGTACCGCGGCCTGCCCTGCATCTACTCCTCAGGCATCCTGGCCagtgtctctctgctgtccGGGGGAAACCTGGTCGTGCTGCGGATCATTGCGGCAGCCATGATCTTCTTCATGATCAGCCAGAGCTTCTACCCCCACGACAAAGTGCTGGAGTCCCAGGCCTGGAAGAAAGTTGTCTATGCTGGAG gAGTCATCATGGTGTTTTGCTCTTCCTTCCCCCCTGCATGTGTCTACTACCTGCTGTGGTCAGTCTCCTACATTTTGTTCCCAACATCCCTTTGGAGCAGTAAAGTGTAA